A segment of the Triticum urartu cultivar G1812 chromosome 1, Tu2.1, whole genome shotgun sequence genome:
TATCAACAATGCTAAAAATGAAGACATAGAGAAAATATTAATCCAACTACTGGGAGTGTTATGGAGGTTGGATTTCTTTTAAAACTGTAATTTTTCTTGTGATTTTCTTTGGATCAGTTCTCTTAGTGAAGAATTGTGAATTATGTACTCCGGTGTATAAAGATGTCATtcaataaaataaaaaaatagttCAATTTATTTCGATGGCTGGAAATTAAATGAATTTGATGAAAAAATATATTTACTCCACTAAATTTAGGAGTTTGGCTAGGTGCAGCCAAAACTGAGTGGAGTAAATTTACTTCACTAAAGTTTACTCGGCGGTTTACTCCACTATTTCTTAGGAGATCGGCTAGAGATGCCCTTAGTCAGGTTCAACTAACAAAGGACACCCCAACACCTGCCACACAATCATAAAAAGAAAAGAAGCAAGCCCACCATATTTAGCAAAAAGAATGTATACATGATGTTATCTTGAGAAATACATGTGAAAGCAATTCTCAGCTTAAGTGGTCACTGTTCAATATATCTTGTTAAATTTTTTGACACTTTGAGACAACTTGGAAGAACCAAATGATCTAGAGGAACGCAATATAATGTATATAATCATTTTGATGTTGTCGTACTTGTATTAGTAGAAAATAATTCCACTCTTCTTCTAGGTTTCATCTTAAAAAACAAGTAGGAATGACAACCGAATTCTAACATGGGAGGTGAACCCTAGTCATTATCAAACACAtccctcctccacctcctcccttCACCATCAGCAACAGGAAATCTCCCCCTCGTGCTCCTTACGAGCTGGCGTCGGTGTGCCCCCTCCCTTGTACGACACTGTAGTAGTGGATTTGGCAGCATGCGGCTAGTGTGTGAAAGCTAGGCTCGGCGCAGAGGGTTGTGGTGGCAACCAGGACTGGAGCCCCGGATGGGTGGTATATTATGGTATAATGTGCATTGACTTCAGGAAGTTGAATAAATAGACGCGGAAGAACCATTACCCACTACCCTTCATCAACCAATTACTTGAAAGGTTGGCCACTCACACTCACTTTTGTTactcagggagtcctggattagggggtcctcggacagccggactatatcccttggacggactattggactatgaagatacgagattgaagacttcgtcccatgtccgggtgggactctactttgcgtggaaggcaagcttggcaattcggatatgtagatctcctcccttgtaaccgactctgtgtaaccctagccccctccggtgtctatataaaccgaagggtttagtccgtaggacaacaacaatcataccataggctagcttcaagggtttagcctctttgatctcatggtagatcaactcttgtaatactcatatcatcaagatcaatcaagcaggaagtagggtattacctccatcaagagggcccgaacctaggtaaacattgtgtcccccgcctcctgttaccatccaccttagacgcatagttcgggaccccctacccgagatccgccggttttgacaccgacattggtgctttcattgagagttccactgtgttgtcaccataaggcttgatggctccttcgatcattggcaatgatgcgatccagggtgaggtttttctccccggacagatcttcgtattcggcggcttcgcactgcgggccaactcgcttggccatctgaagcagatcgagagctacgcccctggccatcaggtcaggtttggaagatTGAACTATActgctgacatccgcggagacttgatcttcgatggattcgagcccgcgtcaggtgcgccgcacagtcacgacgggcatgacttagctctgccgccggacagtgttcgggagatcacacctgagGCGACTCCAGCCCTTGATCCGGAGCAGATCGCGTCGttcgaggacgggtggatggaccccaccCCGGAGGCCgaacactcagcggcgatagagccgaatactgacttcacctcctacgCGACATGTgttgccggacccttggattcgtccccggccatgatctccgaaccgcctgcgtccatgcctatcgaatccgattgggcaccaatcatggagtttacctccatggatatctttcagcactcgcccttgggcgacgtgctaaactcattatggtctctctccttgtcaggaggcccttggccgaactatgtccggctcgagtgggaagcggacggcgaagaaatttgttccccacccaccacccacttagtacccactgtcgacgacttaaccgacatgctcgatttcgactccgaagacatcgacggtatggacgacgatgcgggagacgaacaggaaccaccgcccacagggcgctggactgccacctcatcgtatgatatatatacatggtggacacccccaaagaaagcgatggcaataaggcaacagagGATAATCCCCCGAGAAACAATCCAAGAACCGGCAtcatcggcgccgctctaagccccgccatagaaaaaacagcgataccggcacaggagacaaTAACACTGCAAATAGTGCCGAAGaagaagacaatcccctccagccaggctttgAGCAAGAGGATGGGCAAGCCAGCCCTAAGGAATAGGCAGCAGACAGAGAATCaaaggatgacaattacatgcctctctccaaagacgaggtgagcctcggcgacgaagaatttatcgtgcctgaggatcccgtcgaacaggagtgcttcaagcgccggcttattgccacagcaaaaagcctgaagaaaaagcaacaacagcttcaagctgagcaagatctgctagcggatagatggactaaggtcctggcagccgaggaacacgaactcgagcgcccaatcaaaagtttcccaaagcgcaggttgctaccccaacttgaagaggaagcattaaagcctgcgcttccagcgtatgatgcggtagaccggccacctcgtggccgggACAAAGTGGCATATAAGCCCGAAGTCCAGCCTGCACCCCGTCGCTAGTCAAACAAAAACAGTAAGGCCCGGGGtaacacgcaggacctgcgagacgtattggaaaacaaagcaggacacaaaagatcgatcttcggatcacgagggcgcgccccaacacatgacgacgaccgtcatgccggatataccaaaagcaaatccggccgggccaaacacaacAGACAAGACTCGTACAACTGTGTCATGACATAGCCTggcatagaggcgccgcacaccccttatgcttcactgatgaagtaatggatcatgaattcccaaaagggtttaaacccgtgaacattgaatcatacgatggtactaatgaccccgtggtatggatagaggatttcttcctccacattcacatggcccgcggggatgatctacacgccatcaagtacctcccgttaaaactcaaaggaccagctcggcattggctaaatagcttgccagcaaactccatcggaagttgggagcACCTGGCAAAcgcattcctggacaacttccaggtcacttatgtgcgaccaccggatgctgatgatttaagtcacataacacaacagcccggagagtcagccgggaaattttggactcggttcctaaccaaaaagaaccaaattgtggactgtccggatgctgaagccctagcggcctttaaacacaacatccgtgacgagtggctcgcccgacatctcggccaagagaagccaaagtccatggcagccctcacgacactcatgacccgttTCTGCGCGGGCaaggatagctggttggcccgtagcaacaaCACAGCAAGCAACCTTGGCACATCGGAGGCCAGAGacagcaacggcaagccacgtcACAACAGATACAGCGCCGCAACGACGGCGATAACGCtgaagacacgacagtcaatgtaggattcagtggctctaaatctggtcagcggaaaaagtcGTTCAAAAGAAAcaatccgggcccgtccagtttggaccgcatactcgaccgctcgtgtcaaattcatggcacccccgataagctagccaaccacaccaacaaaGAATGCTGAGTGTTCAAATAGGCcagcaagttgaatgccgaaagcaaggaaaaggggctgcatagcgacggcgaggaggagccctggccgccgaacacatgaggacagaagaaatttcctccccaagtgaaaacggtgaacatgatatacgcaacccatatccccaagcaggaacggaagcatgcactcagggacgtctacggtggaacccttatccctttataagggcggaagaaactatgcgcctccccacctgcctggtaaattctcttattccccaagcaccgtgattaatggcgtggttgggttacccacacccgtattgatgagaatcccgtgataaggggacacgatctctgcttcgacaagacgtgccaagaaaaccgtctcacaatatgtgcagtagctggttgagaaaaacggttcgaataatgaccgggccatggcgtgatgtcacgttatgaaaatttgtcagcaaattagatttgtggaaatattatactctctatgtggaatttgttttgcagagcgggacactatccttgtgttcaaaatcttctatggagtattcaaaggaggaacccgccttgcaatgccgaagacaatctgcgcgccggactcgtcgtcattgaagtctggttcaggggctactgagggagtcctggattagggggtcctcggacagccggactatatcccttggccggactgttagactatgaagatacgagattgaagacttcgtcccgtgtccgggtgggactctcctttgcgtggaaggcaagcttggcaatttggatatgtagatctcctcccttgtaaccaactctgtgtaaccctagccccctccggtgtctatataaaccggagggtttagtccgtaggacaacaacaatcataccataggctagcttctagggtttagcctctttgatctcgtgatagatcaactcttgtaatactcatatcatcaagatcaatcaagcaggaagtagggtattacctccaccgagagggcccgaacctgggtaaacattgtgtcccccgcctcctgttaccatccgccttagacgcacagttcgggaccccctactcgagatccgccggttttgacaccggcagtTACCTAGATATTCTGGACTTTCACAAATTGTTGTTCACCCTGATGATCAAGAGAAAACGGTATTTACTTGACCTTTCGCCATGTATGCTTACCGTTTTATGCCATTTGGACTGTCTAATGGATGTGCTACCTTTCAGCAGTGCATGACTACAATATTTGTTGACTTTGTTGAAGACATTATGGAAGTATTAATGGACGGTTTTCCATCCATGGAACTTCATTTGATGATTGTATTCACAATCCTAACAAAGTTTTTGCATAGGTGTGAAGACACAAATTTAGTCTTGAACTACGAGAAATGTCATTTCAAGCTGAATGAAGGAATTGTGTTAGGCCACAAGATATCCAGAAGGGGCATTGAAGTCGACGGAGTTAAGAGTGATGCCATAGAAAAGCTACCATATATCCATGTGACGTAAAAGTGATATGGAGTTTGCTAGGGCATACATGCTCTTATAGACGCTTCATTAAAATTTTCTCTAGTATTTCGAAACAGTTGGCTAATATTATGTAGAAAAACATCCTTTCAACTTCAACGAAAAGTGCATCTTGGTTTTCGAACAACTAAAGCGATCTTTGATCAAAGGACCAATCATCAAACCGCTTAAATGGGATCAGCCTTTTGAGGTAATTTGTCAGATCAACGACAATAAAGTAAGTGTCGTGTTAGCACAACACAAAGGTGACAAACTTGATCTTATTTATTATGAAAGCCATACTCTAAATGATGTCCAAAGGAATTATGTTATTGATGATAGAGAATTATATGATGTGATATTTTCTTTGGAAAAATTCATATCTTACATTATTGATACAAAAGTTGTAGTCTACACGAATAGTGAGGCAGTAAAAGATGTACTCACAAAAAAAGACTCGAAGCCAAGAGATCCAGCGGGCTCCCCTTTTATAGGAATTCTATATGAAGATACTAAACCGGATTGCGATAGATGCTAAGAAGATGGATGTCTCATTGACAACGCAAAATGAAGCAAAGGGACAGGAAgacaatgtatgcattcctcatGGTTCAACCATATCTCCTGATGGGATCACGACACGAACGCATGgggaccccccccccctcttgCAAGCTATACAAGGACATCTACTTCAAAAGTTAGTGCGAAAAGGTACATGACTTTGATACAAATAATCATCCTAACGGTTTATGCCCCAATAAGTTGTTCAGGACAAATTCATCAAAGAATCCGCCGAAAAGGGAAAAGAAAGTTGGAACCAAAGCATTTCTAAAGAACAAGTCTTGCGAGAAGCACAAAAGTAGCCCTTGCCACATGTACATGTTTCCCTAAAGCTAAAAATTTCCATCTCTTTGACTTGGGCTAAAAATTATGTGCAAAATTAAGGTTTTTCCAGGTAGTACAACCGCTTGTAGGACTGCGCCGGTCGTACCATGCGCTGCCTCGGTTTTTGGGACTTTCGGTTAGTCATGCTCGAATGAGGTACGACTGGCGGTACAAGCACCAACACTCGCACCATAGGCCGTCTTTCATTCTGGATACAAaaccccttttcattaaaaaaatctTGTTTTGCAGGTACCGAGAAGCAATACGACCCCTGGTACGAGCACTAGCGCTCATACCATCGGCTGTCTTTCGTTTTAGATGATTTGAACGCTGGCAAAAGGAGGCGGTGCGGTCACAAGCACTTGTACCGTGCGCCTCCTTCGCTCGGAAGGCATGATCTTGTGCTAATTTGATCCGGTTTCGTTCAGTTTGTTTCCTAATCTTTTCCAACTGCCTTTAGCTTGCGAAATCTTGCGACCTAACCCTCTTATATACCGCTCTAAGGCCTTCCTTCTTCTCACAAATAACAAAACCAAATCTCTTTAGACCTTTATCGAGTTTTTGTGCAGAGAAGCCATGGCGTGTTCTTGGGATGAGAGGCAAATCTCTTCTTAGGAGAGGGAGGAGAGGGACACTCTGTTCATGGAGATCGACACGGAGGTGGTCGAAGAGGAGGCGCAGGCGACCGTGACGACCACAAGGTTGACCCATCCACGTATGGCGCCGTCAATACAGCGGACTCCGGTGAGGAAGAGTAGCACATGGGACACCACCGTGGCTTGGTCCCAGGAAGCCCACTTCTGCTCTTCCCCTCCTGCAGTTTCATTTCCCGGGGCTCATGGCTGGTGAGTTTGCCAGACATGGGGAAAACAAGACGTGGGGCATGGACTCCGCCACGGGCGGCGATCATTTAGAGTATATTTATTTTGTCCACAAAATAACGCGGATACATAGTAGTAGTACATTAGACTGAGATCATTCAAGCTTGTGTTAAAATTAAGGGTAAAATTAATATGATTACAACGAATTTTCACCGAGAATAAAAGGCAGTCAAACTGCCGAAAAAAACGTAAATGGATCCTCTACTTTATTCCCTATGCTACTAATCTTCCTTGTGCAAGGTGTTAAATGGAGGCCATGTGCCACCACCATTCTGGCAGTCATGTCCTTGTCCGGGCCTCCAAAAAAATGAACTAACCTGACCGGAGACCTATGCACACACAGTCCAAAAAAAGATAAAAATGAACAATCCTACTCCTTGATTTCGATGGGTGTCGTTGAGAATTTTCCGGTCAGAACATCGACGAGTGGCCGAAGAACATGTCGTCCCTCGGCTCGTCCTTGGTCCTCGAGGCGTCGTAGTACATCGCGTCGctctgttgctgctgctgctcctgcATGCTCGGGTACGAGTACGAGGGGTTGCCGAACCCGGACAGCGCGAACCCGCTCATCTCCGCGggcgcgccgccgccgtcgacgccgCCGAACCCGTCGGGGCGAAGGCTGGAATAGCCGCCGGCGCCCTGCAGGTAGCTCGCGGCCGGTTGCAGCGTCGCGGCGCGGTACCGTGCTGCTGCGGCGGCACTCCCGCGCGCAGCCGGCACGTCGTGGTTGTGCTTGCCCTCGTACGTGGTGACCACGGCCCGCAGGTCCTGCGACGCGCGCTCCACGTGCTTCCGCACCGGGCAGTTGGGCGTCGTGCACTTGTAGTAGCTCCTGCcgagaagagaaaggcaaagcCGTGCATGTCAGCTCACACGTGTCCAACATTCGTGCTTCATCTCAAGAAGTTCGGTAAACCTTCAGCTCGAACGTACCTCGGGTTTGGGTTGCCCTTGACCACCTTCTGCCCGTACTTGCGCCACCGGTAGCCATCGTCGAGGATGTCGATGTCGCTCATCGTCTGGACGACGACCCTCGGCTCCCGCACCGTCCGGTTGCCGACGCCCATAATCGTCGCCTCGCCGTCGCTCCTCCATCTCTTGCAGTCAGGCTCCTCGTCGTCGAACTGATCATCACCGCCGCCGACGGCTCCGGCCAGCCTCGAGCTCACGCCGTTCATCTCGTCCTCCCCGTAGGACGCCGAGGAGTTCTCGGGCGTGCCGGAGagcgcgtcgctcgacgcgtcgTTGGCCCCGTGGCACTGCAGCGCGTACGACGACGACACCGCCGAGCCGGAGCCCCGGCGCGGGTTCTGCGGCTTGGGGTGGTTGTGCGTGCCCTTGTAGACGATCTCGGTGACCTGACCGTCGGGCGCCTGCTCCACCTTCTTCTTGGTGGGGCAGCCGGCGAAGGAGCACTTGTAGTAGCTGCGCGGGTTCTCGCTCCCCTTCATCTGCTTCTGCCCGTACTTGCGCCAGTTGTAGCCGTCGTCCGACGACGGCCGCCGGCTCTGCACGCGGTACCCGGCCGTCCCCGACGGCACCGGGACGCTGTAGGCGCCGTTCCCGAGCACGTCGGGCGCCGTCGTCGCCATGATGGTCGACGTGGTCGGCGGCTCGAATTGCGTGGTGAACTCGGCCGGCCTCGCGCCCCCGTTCATGCCCGTGTCTTGGTAGCTCCacggttgctgctgctgctcgtaCGAGTCTCCCACCTACAGTAGCACAATATATTAGAGATCATGTAGTACAAGTGCACGGGCACAATTGGTACAATGGTTTTGACTTGAGCTTAGAGTGTGACAGCGTTGACTACAGTGTTTTAATTTCCAAATGATATTAAGAGATAATGCGTGTGTGCATTTTTTTGACCTGATAAGCATAAAGGCATGTGAAGACAAGTCACATATTGTGAACAAGTCAGGAGATGACATTAGTTTTTTTTTTTAGGAAATCAGAAAAAATAGTATGTGGGGTAGAAGTACTCCTACAGTAGAAGTGTGGCAAACGCTGAGCGGGCCTCAATGTTCTGAGTAGGCTTAAATTATGTGAGCTAGAAGTACAAAGAAAATATTATGAGTGGGCCTGAATATTCCAAGTAAGAAGCCGGGGTCGTCTATCTTCCAGTCAACTGTCAAAATGTCGTTCTCTTAACGAGTGACTTTGCATGTAGTTGATCATTCGGTCTTACCAGTTGAGCCATGGGCATGGCCGACTGCAGGAAGGAGGACGCGGTCGTGGTGGTCACCGCCGGCAGCGGCGCCGTCGTCTGGAACGTGAAGCCGGAGTACTGCCGCTGCTCGTCCTGGCTGGTGCTTCCCTGCAGGCCGTCGTTCTCCGGCG
Coding sequences within it:
- the LOC125521534 gene encoding WRKY transcription factor WRKY24-like, producing MAMTPPSSFPPASPSSYFNMSSGFLDSPVLLTPSLFASPTTGAFPSHQFNWMGTPENDGLQGSTSQDEQRQYSGFTFQTTAPLPAVTTTTASSFLQSAMPMAQLVGDSYEQQQQPWSYQDTGMNGGARPAEFTTQFEPPTTSTIMATTAPDVLGNGAYSVPVPSGTAGYRVQSRRPSSDDGYNWRKYGQKQMKGSENPRSYYKCSFAGCPTKKKVEQAPDGQVTEIVYKGTHNHPKPQNPRRGSGSAVSSSYALQCHGANDASSDALSGTPENSSASYGEDEMNGVSSRLAGAVGGGDDQFDDEEPDCKRWRSDGEATIMGVGNRTVREPRVVVQTMSDIDILDDGYRWRKYGQKVVKGNPNPRSYYKCTTPNCPVRKHVERASQDLRAVVTTYEGKHNHDVPAARGSAAAAARYRAATLQPAASYLQGAGGYSSLRPDGFGGVDGGGAPAEMSGFALSGFGNPSYSYPSMQEQQQQQSDAMYYDASRTKDEPRDDMFFGHSSMF